The region AACGGTCCGTGTTTTTAAAGTTGTTTAGGAGTACTTGACGCGGAGCATCCCCTTGCTTGCAAGGTTTATATCTACCTTCGATAAGCTGGGGATATAATTTCTCATAGATTCCCTTGAGCATACTATAGGAAGTAAATAGCACGAAGGCGTTGCCGCGGCTTCCGTGTATAGCCTCCATAATCGCACTGCAAGCTTTTTCGTTAAACCCATCCTCATTAGGAAGCGGTAGATCTGTGGGGACAAGAAGGAGGGACTGTTTTTCATAATCGAAAGGGGAATCAAAGATCTTTTCGGTGATTTTCTTATAGGGGAGCAATTGGGGTGTTAAGCCTAAGCGTGAGCGGAGGAAATGAAATTCGCGGTTAGTGGCAAGGGTAGCGCTGCAGAGAATAGATGTTTCGAACCGGGAAAAGAACTGCTGTGCAAGCAGTGTGGATATATCCAGTTCAGCGTCGACTATGTGGGTATTGCTAAGCGAGCGTGTTTGCTGTAGTTCAATCCAGCGTACTTTCTTTTCTGTGGGGGGTGTTTTAGCGAAATGGACGATGATGGTCAGAGCTTTTTCTAAACGCAAGCGCAGGGCCTGTATCTCAGCCCTTAACCCACGTGTTTGATCTTGGATGCGTGCATCCTCAGCATTGTGGATATCTTCCATTAAACTGTTGATCGATTGAAAGTATCTTTTGGCATCTTCTTCTAATTTTGAGACTTTAGGGAGGATATCCTGAAGCCATAAATCGTGTGTATGGTGATGCGCATGGATACGGTAATTACCTTCTACTTGGTCAGACAGGCCGGCTTCATCTAAAGAAAGACCCGAGTTTAAGGCAAATTGGCGGAAGGAGCTGAAAACTTCAAAAAACTGGTCCATCAACACGCGCCGTTGTCCGATGAGATCGACTTGAATGCGTTGGATGAAAGATGCAGCTTCGGTAGTGATCTTCTTTTGGTAGATCTGTTCTATTTTAGTTTTTAGCAGGGGGAGCTTGCCGGAAGTGCGGAGTTGTTTGTCAGTGGCAAGGAGGCCAAAAAGGCGCATGATTTCTGCTAAAGAGGTGCGCATAGCAAGGTAATCTGTTGCGACATCTTCTAAATTATGGGCTTCATCCAAGATAATACGTGTATAGCTGGGCAGGATGCCGATGTTTTGAGAGGAAGGCATATGCTGGCTTTCTATCCGGCGTGAAATGTCGCTGAAGAGAAGATGGTGATTGACAATGAGAAGCTGGGCTTCCATCGCTTCAGCACGTGCTTTGAAGAAAAAGCACGATTTAAAGTAAGGGCATTTTTCGCGTGTGCAGTTATCGCCTTCAGCATTGACTTTTTCCCAGATGGCAAAGGGGGGAGAGATAGGCAAGCCTGAACGTGAACCGTCGGTGGTATGTTGGCTCCACGCTTCTATGCGGTTGACTTCGTTAGCTTCTTCAGGGGTAAGCAGGGGGATTTCGCCTAAGGTATCTTCGAGTTTTCGGCGGCAAAGGTAATTGCCCATTCCCTTTACAAGAACGGCCTTGAACTCTAGGTTAAGGGCTTTATTTATAAGGGGAATATCTTTGTTGACGAGTTGTTCTTGCAGCGCGATGGTATTGGTGGAAATGACGGTGATTTGTTTGTTATGGAGCGACCATAAAAGGGCGGGAATTAGGTAGGCCATGGATTTGCCTGTCCCTGTCCCTGCTTCGATAAGGGTAATCTTGCTCTGATTATAGCTATGGATGATTTCTTTGAGCATGTTGCGCTGCTGTTCGCGCACTTCAAAGCTGGGGAGATGGCGCTGGATTAGACCCTCCTCACTGATGATGGGGAGGGTCTTATCTTCGCGTAGTTCTTTGTAGGTTGGGTTTTCCGACACGTTTCGAAACTATTCTACTTCGAGCAGATCTAAAAAGGCTTTTAGTTGTTTTGAACGTGTAGGATGGCGCATCTTACGGAGTGCTTTGGCTTCAATTTGACGAATACGCTCGCGTGTGACGTTAAAGACTACACCTACTTCTTCCAGGGTTTTGGGTTTGCCGTCCAAAAGGCCAAAACGGAGAACTAACACTTGCCTTTCCCTATCGGTAAGGGTAGTGAGGACTTCTCCCATCTTATCTTTTAGGATGCTGTACCCTGTAGCTTCAGCGGGTGAGTCAGCTGTGGTGTCTTCCAGGAAGTCACCAAACTGGCTTTCGCCCCCATCTCCTACTTCTGCTTGTAAGGAGATCGGATGCTGTGCAATCTTATAGATTTCACGTACGCGTTCAGGAGTTAACCCTAATTCGTTTGCGAGTTCTTCCGGCGTAGGTTCCCTTCCTGTTTCCATCATGAGTTTTTTGGCTCCGCGAAGAACCTTATTGATGGTTTCGATCATATGAACAGGGATACGGATAGTACGGGCTTGGTCTGCAATTGCGCGGGTCACAGCCTGACGGATCCACCAGGTGGCATAGGTAGAGAATTTGTAGCCGCGTCGGTATTCAAACTTTTCGACGGCTTTCATCAATCCCATGTTTCCTTCTTGGATTAGGTCTAAGAAGGAAAGTCCGCGGTTTGTGTATTTTTTAGCAATGGAGATGACAAGACGGAGGTTGGATTCGACCATCTCGCGTTTGGCTTCCTGGCTCTTGTCCATCCAGCGGTGTAGCATTCTGACGTCTTTTTTGAATTCGTCAAGTGTACGGCCTGCTGCGAATTCTCTCTTACGCAGTTTTCGTCTAACAGCGGCAAGTTTTTGTGCTGCAAAACGGTTTCTCTCTGCACGGGGAGTGAGTTCGTTGATCTCTTTTTCTAGTACTAGAAAACGGTCATAGGCACCGAGAATAACTTCGCCGAAGTCTTCAATGATATTATGACGGCAGTGTAAGCGCCTTAGATAGGCTTGCATACGGATGCGGCACTTTTCTATCTCTTCGCTTAGACGCAGTTTTTCATTTTTGGAAAGATTGGCTGTTTCTAATGTGATCAGTAATTCTTCGAGGGTGCTTTCTTCTTTCTTGAGGAGTTCGCATAATTTTGGCAATAAAGCTAAGAATTCTTGCTTATTGGCGATTTCTTTCTCAGTAATGGACTTATCGAAACGCTCTTTTCCTTGAATAAGGTAGTTGGCAATAGCGATAGCTTCGCAGGAAGAATAACGGAATCGCATGATGATCCGCTCTATTTGGATCTGTGCTTTCTCGATACGCTTGGAAATTTCGACTTCTTCTTCACGGCTTAGAAGGGGCACGGAGCCCATTTCCTTAAGATACATTCTAACAGGGTCGTCAGGAGAACCTTCCATCCGCTTGGGAAGGCCTTCCAGCTCTTTAGCTTCTTTCTTACGCTCTTTTTGGCGTTCGACTTCGGACTGATTGAGAATCTGGATGTCCATTCCGCTAAGGAAAATCAGGACTTGGTCGATCTGCTCCGCTGTGTCGATAGACATAGGGAGGATTTCGTTAATTTCCTCGTAGGTAATAAAACCTTGTTCTTTAGCAACAGAGACAAGTTCATCGACTTTCTGCTGCTGCTGCGAGGTGAACGCGTTTTTTATGTTAGTTTTGCTCATCCTTTTCGCACGACAGAAATTATATTATAAGGTGATAATAGGATGTAAGTATCGTAGTTATTGGCTGTTTTTGTCAACATGCAGTGATTACTTCATTTCCAGGTATTTATTCATTATGTGTAAATTATTATTTTTGTAAATTGAAACTTCGCTCATGCAGATATATGCTTTTGAAAATGACGACCAATATATTAATGCTGCATGGGCAATAACAGGTAGAAATTACATCTGTCCCGAATGCGGTGAAACTTTACGTGTCCGCGGGGGCGCCCGTATTCAACGTCACTTTTATCACTATAAACCACAAAAATTTTGCAATCAATCCGGTAAAAGCGAAACGCATCT is a window of Parachlamydiales bacterium DNA encoding:
- a CDS encoding helicase C-terminal domain-containing protein, giving the protein MSENPTYKELREDKTLPIISEEGLIQRHLPSFEVREQQRNMLKEIIHSYNQSKITLIEAGTGTGKSMAYLIPALLWSLHNKQITVISTNTIALQEQLVNKDIPLINKALNLEFKAVLVKGMGNYLCRRKLEDTLGEIPLLTPEEANEVNRIEAWSQHTTDGSRSGLPISPPFAIWEKVNAEGDNCTREKCPYFKSCFFFKARAEAMEAQLLIVNHHLLFSDISRRIESQHMPSSQNIGILPSYTRIILDEAHNLEDVATDYLAMRTSLAEIMRLFGLLATDKQLRTSGKLPLLKTKIEQIYQKKITTEAASFIQRIQVDLIGQRRVLMDQFFEVFSSFRQFALNSGLSLDEAGLSDQVEGNYRIHAHHHTHDLWLQDILPKVSKLEEDAKRYFQSINSLMEDIHNAEDARIQDQTRGLRAEIQALRLRLEKALTIIVHFAKTPPTEKKVRWIELQQTRSLSNTHIVDAELDISTLLAQQFFSRFETSILCSATLATNREFHFLRSRLGLTPQLLPYKKITEKIFDSPFDYEKQSLLLVPTDLPLPNEDGFNEKACSAIMEAIHGSRGNAFVLFTSYSMLKGIYEKLYPQLIEGRYKPCKQGDAPRQVLLNNFKNTDRSVLFGTDSFWEGVDVAGEALRCVIIVKLPFQVPSEPIIEARTNAIIKRGGNPFLEFSVPNAIVKFKQGFGRLIRHKKDRGCIVCLDTRLINKAYGKLFLNSLPKTQMATVPLSSLRSTMDTFYRKTYSLTL
- a CDS encoding RNA polymerase sigma factor: MSKTNIKNAFTSQQQQKVDELVSVAKEQGFITYEEINEILPMSIDTAEQIDQVLIFLSGMDIQILNQSEVERQKERKKEAKELEGLPKRMEGSPDDPVRMYLKEMGSVPLLSREEEVEISKRIEKAQIQIERIIMRFRYSSCEAIAIANYLIQGKERFDKSITEKEIANKQEFLALLPKLCELLKKEESTLEELLITLETANLSKNEKLRLSEEIEKCRIRMQAYLRRLHCRHNIIEDFGEVILGAYDRFLVLEKEINELTPRAERNRFAAQKLAAVRRKLRKREFAAGRTLDEFKKDVRMLHRWMDKSQEAKREMVESNLRLVISIAKKYTNRGLSFLDLIQEGNMGLMKAVEKFEYRRGYKFSTYATWWIRQAVTRAIADQARTIRIPVHMIETINKVLRGAKKLMMETGREPTPEELANELGLTPERVREIYKIAQHPISLQAEVGDGGESQFGDFLEDTTADSPAEATGYSILKDKMGEVLTTLTDRERQVLVLRFGLLDGKPKTLEEVGVVFNVTRERIRQIEAKALRKMRHPTRSKQLKAFLDLLEVE